A single region of the Phycisphaerae bacterium RAS1 genome encodes:
- a CDS encoding putative deoxyhypusine synthase, giving the protein MNDAHKHRPPGHPRGHDAPKDASYGGVRPDGQLADGFSHNFKPLEPMDVTKAGTFSDMLSAMSKTAFGGRNLGEAADVLYEMVTDPDCMVVGTFSGAMTIAKQGLLITEMIDQGMLNAIVSTGALMCHGVIEQTGHMHFRHDPAWDDEKLYEAGYCRVYDTLELEKSLDEAAEIVNQALASIKFSHPVGSHELLSSIGGYLRQHFQGRGILQSASAKGVPVYVPALHDSELGLDVYSFNAMSPHRGTTPIQFDPMRELQDYLDRCLKAKRLGIFTIGGGVPRNWAQQVGPLAELLHRRSGGKFGGMVRFTYALRICPEPVHWGGLSGCTYSEGVSWGKFIPPEEGGRFAEVHCDATIAWPILVRGVLERMGRV; this is encoded by the coding sequence ATGAACGATGCTCATAAACACCGTCCGCCGGGCCACCCGCGCGGGCACGACGCGCCCAAGGACGCCTCCTACGGCGGCGTGCGGCCCGATGGGCAATTGGCCGACGGCTTCTCCCACAATTTCAAGCCGCTTGAACCCATGGACGTTACCAAGGCCGGCACTTTTTCCGACATGCTCTCCGCCATGTCGAAAACGGCGTTCGGCGGGCGAAATCTCGGCGAGGCGGCGGACGTTCTTTACGAAATGGTCACCGATCCGGACTGCATGGTGGTCGGCACCTTTTCGGGGGCGATGACCATCGCCAAGCAGGGGCTGCTCATCACCGAGATGATCGACCAGGGCATGCTGAACGCCATCGTCAGCACCGGCGCGCTCATGTGCCATGGCGTGATCGAGCAGACCGGGCACATGCACTTCCGCCACGATCCGGCCTGGGACGACGAAAAGCTCTACGAGGCCGGCTACTGCCGCGTGTATGACACGCTGGAGCTGGAAAAAAGCCTCGACGAAGCCGCCGAAATCGTCAACCAAGCCCTGGCCTCGATCAAGTTCTCGCATCCGGTCGGCTCGCACGAGCTGCTCAGCTCGATCGGCGGCTACTTGCGGCAGCACTTCCAGGGCCGCGGCATCCTGCAATCGGCCAGCGCAAAAGGCGTGCCGGTCTATGTCCCGGCCTTGCACGACAGCGAGCTGGGGCTGGATGTCTACTCGTTCAATGCCATGTCGCCCCATCGCGGTACGACTCCGATCCAGTTCGACCCGATGCGCGAACTCCAGGATTACCTCGATCGCTGCCTGAAGGCCAAGCGGCTCGGCATTTTCACCATCGGCGGCGGCGTCCCGCGCAACTGGGCTCAGCAGGTCGGCCCCCTGGCCGAGCTGCTGCACCGCCGCAGCGGCGGAAAATTCGGCGGGATGGTGCGCTTCACGTACGCGCTGCGCATCTGCCCCGAACCGGTGCATTGGGGCGGGCTTTCGGGCTGCACCTATTCGGAAGGCGTGTCGTGGGGCAAGTTCATCCCGCCGGAGGAGGGCGGGCGCTTCGCCGAGGTGCACTGCGATGCGACCATCGCGTGGCCAATCCTGGTGCGCGGGGTGCTGGAGAGGATGGGACGGGTGTAG
- the gltX gene encoding Glutamate--tRNA ligase 1, giving the protein MTQVVRTRFAPSPTGYLHVGGARTALFNYLLARRLGGKFILRIEDTDQTRNIERADAKLMDDLRWLGLQWDEGPGVGGPCEHYHQSKRLDRYRAVGRELIAAGNAYYAFETPAELDALREAARREKRNFRYPRPAGFPSEAQAQSARDAGRPVVVRMKVPEQECIIADQILGDVRVAPGELDDFVILKADGWPTYHFAVVVDDQDMLVTHVLRGQEHLLNSARHMALQNALGYRRPVYAHLPIIQNMDGSKMSKREKPAAVRAALDAVRKLAAAAGPGREAAAAKLEEVRTIAGGDAVLAALAEGVSPEQDVLRRMAAALRVELPEIEIHDFRVSGYLPEALLNFIALLGWSPGNDLERMSVAEMCALFGLERIGKTNARFDRAKLLNFNTTAAAAATPERRLAGLKDYLAVNDTSPLHGLDDAALSKLLDLCAGFRVFRDIEVKCGAIFVADDALEFDMDAVQKNLLKADAAGLKTLAELRDILATQTDWSAAALEQTLRQFGEQRGLGLGKVAQPLRIAVTGGTISPPIFDTLALLGRERAMGRVARAAEQFRAASRE; this is encoded by the coding sequence ATGACACAAGTCGTCCGCACCCGCTTCGCCCCCTCCCCCACCGGCTACCTCCACGTCGGCGGCGCCCGCACCGCGCTTTTCAATTACCTGCTCGCCCGGCGTCTCGGCGGCAAGTTCATCCTCCGCATCGAAGACACCGACCAGACCCGCAACATCGAACGCGCCGACGCCAAGCTCATGGATGACCTGCGCTGGCTCGGCCTGCAGTGGGACGAAGGCCCGGGCGTCGGCGGGCCGTGTGAGCACTACCACCAGAGCAAGCGGCTCGATCGCTACCGCGCCGTCGGCCGCGAGCTGATCGCCGCCGGCAACGCCTACTACGCCTTCGAGACGCCCGCCGAGCTGGACGCCCTCCGCGAAGCCGCACGCCGCGAGAAGCGGAACTTCCGTTATCCGCGGCCGGCCGGCTTCCCATCCGAGGCGCAGGCTCAGTCGGCGCGCGACGCCGGCCGCCCGGTCGTGGTGCGCATGAAAGTCCCCGAGCAAGAGTGCATCATCGCCGACCAGATTCTCGGCGACGTGCGCGTGGCTCCCGGCGAGCTGGACGATTTCGTCATCCTCAAAGCAGACGGCTGGCCCACCTATCACTTCGCCGTGGTCGTGGACGACCAGGACATGCTCGTCACGCACGTGCTTCGCGGGCAGGAGCACCTGCTCAACAGCGCCCGGCACATGGCCCTCCAGAACGCCCTTGGCTACCGCCGGCCGGTCTACGCCCACCTGCCGATCATCCAGAACATGGACGGCAGCAAGATGAGCAAGCGCGAGAAGCCGGCGGCCGTCCGGGCGGCGCTCGACGCCGTGCGAAAGCTGGCGGCCGCCGCCGGGCCGGGACGCGAGGCCGCCGCGGCGAAGCTGGAGGAAGTTCGGACCATCGCCGGCGGCGACGCCGTGCTCGCCGCTTTGGCCGAAGGTGTGTCGCCCGAGCAGGACGTGCTGCGGCGGATGGCGGCGGCGCTGCGGGTCGAGCTGCCGGAAATAGAAATTCATGACTTCCGCGTGAGCGGCTACTTGCCCGAGGCGCTGCTGAACTTCATCGCCCTGCTGGGCTGGTCGCCGGGAAACGACCTTGAGAGAATGAGCGTCGCCGAAATGTGCGCCCTCTTCGGCCTGGAGCGAATCGGAAAGACCAACGCCCGCTTCGACCGGGCCAAGCTGCTGAATTTCAACACCACGGCGGCGGCGGCGGCGACGCCCGAGCGGCGCCTGGCCGGATTGAAGGACTACCTGGCGGTGAACGACACCAGCCCGCTTCACGGCCTCGACGACGCCGCGCTGTCGAAGCTGCTCGATCTGTGCGCCGGCTTCCGCGTCTTCCGCGACATCGAGGTCAAATGCGGCGCGATATTCGTCGCCGATGACGCGCTTGAATTCGACATGGACGCCGTCCAGAAGAACCTGCTGAAAGCCGACGCCGCGGGCCTGAAGACGCTCGCCGAGCTGCGCGATATCCTCGCGACCCAAACCGACTGGTCGGCCGCGGCCCTGGAGCAGACGCTGCGACAATTCGGCGAGCAGCGCGGCCTGGGCCTGGGCAAAGTCGCCCAGCCGCTGCGCATCGCCGTCACCGGCGGCACGATCAGTCCGCCGATCTTTGACACGCTGGCGCTGCTGGGGAGAGAGCGGGCGATGGGGCGTGTGGCGCGGGCGGCGGAACAGTTCAGAGCAGCGAGTCGCGAGTAG
- the pyrB gene encoding Aspartate carbamoyltransferase, giving the protein MTSTPDSRWTRKHLLCLEDLSREEILYVLDTAEGFKEVSTRSVKKVPALRGRVVVNMFFEDSTRTRMSFELAAQRLSADVIDFSEKVSSTQKGETLLDTARNIEAMGVDIMILRHPAAGACHHLAAATNCCVINAGDGSHAHPTQGLLDVFTIRELKGRIEGLKVAIVGDVNHSRVVRSDLDALLKLGAEVTLVGPPTLVPAAFEKLGARVTHDFESVLPQMDVINMLRIQKERITSQVFPSIREYVQLFGMNRERLARCKKNVLIMHPGPVNRGIELAADVADGPNSSILRQVTNGLAVRMAVLFLCQQAA; this is encoded by the coding sequence ATGACTTCAACACCCGACTCCCGCTGGACGCGCAAGCACCTGCTCTGCCTCGAAGACCTTTCGCGCGAGGAAATCCTCTACGTGCTCGACACCGCCGAGGGATTCAAGGAGGTCTCCACCCGCAGCGTGAAGAAGGTGCCCGCCTTGCGAGGCCGCGTGGTCGTCAACATGTTCTTCGAGGACAGCACGCGTACGCGGATGAGTTTCGAGCTGGCGGCCCAGCGGCTGTCGGCGGACGTGATCGATTTTTCCGAGAAGGTGTCTTCGACGCAGAAGGGCGAGACGCTGCTCGACACCGCGCGAAACATCGAGGCCATGGGCGTCGACATCATGATCCTGCGCCACCCGGCGGCCGGAGCGTGTCATCATCTGGCGGCGGCGACGAACTGCTGCGTCATTAACGCCGGCGACGGCTCGCACGCGCATCCGACGCAGGGGCTGCTGGACGTGTTCACGATCCGCGAGTTGAAGGGGCGGATCGAGGGGCTGAAGGTGGCGATCGTCGGCGACGTGAACCACTCGCGCGTCGTGCGCAGCGACCTGGACGCGCTGCTCAAGCTCGGCGCGGAAGTGACGCTGGTCGGCCCGCCGACGCTGGTGCCGGCGGCGTTCGAGAAGCTGGGCGCCCGCGTGACGCACGATTTCGAGTCGGTGCTGCCGCAGATGGACGTGATCAACATGCTGCGGATTCAGAAGGAGCGGATCACGTCGCAGGTGTTTCCGTCGATCCGCGAGTATGTGCAGCTCTTCGGGATGAACCGCGAGCGGCTGGCGCGCTGCAAGAAGAACGTGCTGATCATGCACCCCGGCCCGGTGAACCGCGGGATCGAGCTGGCGGCGGACGTGGCCGACGGGCCCAACAGCAGCATCCTGCGGCAGGTGACCAACGGGCTGGCGGTGAGGATGGCGGTGCTGTTCCTCTGCCAGCAGGCGGCGTAG
- the pyrR gene encoding Bifunctional protein PyrR: protein MISALRGLRAVFPTDQPEAGPPFAVGHGGTTILVKINPGARSIGVPPVREQNRTGGTPMLPANLTRTGPTLRLAGARHSDTLTPHMTLLLDKAELAETLEHMARAIAAEAPPDLPVAVVGIRRRGETMAQRMLPLLKKSGLTVQHYGALDITLYRDDLTTIGPQAVIRGTEIEFDPTGTWLVLVDDVLYTGRSVRAALDALIDLGRPRSIKLAVLVDRGHRELPIQGDFVGLTTPTQDHHIVKVKLVEVDGVDEVELVDTREK from the coding sequence ATGATATCGGCATTGCGGGGCCTGCGCGCGGTCTTTCCGACGGACCAGCCGGAGGCCGGTCCCCCATTCGCCGTCGGACACGGCGGTACGACGATACTGGTCAAGATTAATCCCGGCGCGAGGAGCATCGGCGTCCCGCCGGTGCGAGAGCAGAATCGCACCGGCGGGACGCCGATGCTCCCCGCAAACTTGACCAGGACTGGTCCGACGCTACGGCTTGCTGGCGCGCGGCATTCTGATACGCTAACGCCTCACATGACACTGCTGCTCGACAAGGCCGAACTCGCCGAAACGCTCGAACACATGGCCCGCGCCATCGCCGCCGAGGCTCCGCCCGATCTGCCCGTGGCCGTCGTTGGAATTCGCCGCCGCGGCGAGACGATGGCGCAGCGGATGCTTCCGCTGCTCAAGAAGTCCGGGCTGACGGTGCAGCACTACGGGGCGCTGGACATCACGCTGTATCGCGACGACCTGACGACGATCGGCCCCCAGGCGGTCATTCGCGGGACGGAGATCGAATTCGACCCGACCGGGACGTGGCTGGTGCTGGTGGACGACGTGCTGTACACCGGCCGGTCGGTGCGCGCGGCGCTGGATGCGCTGATCGACCTGGGCCGGCCGCGGTCGATCAAGCTGGCGGTGCTGGTCGACCGCGGCCATCGCGAACTGCCGATCCAGGGCGACTTTGTCGGCCTGACGACGCCGACGCAGGACCACCACATCGTGAAGGTGAAGCTGGTCGAAGTGGACGGGGTGGACGAGGTGGAGCTGGTGGACACGCGCGAGAAGTAG
- the patA_1 gene encoding Peptidoglycan O-acetyltransferase: MSLVSRAADLCDALGRYLWQPIADTPWTDWRGFWLKQVFDDRFVVAYCLLLLPILLAAPRRWFRPGIILTGLAFLAYVFGALYALFWLLTCLAFYALAERFAIECKRTDVLRIGPPLAAGFAIFGWYLVVQALQHLDLPPHWEVWLFHHARFIYPLGMRALPAEPDWLGVHSFAVTGTPPDLFRYLLTNPHNIGVAYFTVRMCHYFAEIKRDGIPRERRTLLNFLAYVCYAPNLIQGPIERFNSFQEEMDTCHERRSWLNLPPALLRMNLGVGKALVGWWYFRPLAWEGLGIGNTNLIWLSPEKIDSYALLYFSVFIQIYWLYLEFSGYCDVSAGIARLLGYRQVENFNWCWFATSLRDLWRRWHISLSLALRDYVYIALGGNRRHQTFNLCFTFFVCGIWHVPNGRMAVWGVLMGFMLAVNGWWAHWMERVDKTPDGVLPAVRRAWLRLWPLPQVCAWLLTMHAFVFSLLIFFGGRGGWRAAVEIVRRPLAWLAAS; encoded by the coding sequence GTGTCGCTCGTTTCCCGCGCTGCCGACCTCTGCGACGCCCTCGGCCGCTACCTCTGGCAGCCGATCGCGGACACGCCGTGGACCGACTGGCGCGGATTCTGGCTGAAGCAGGTCTTCGACGACCGGTTTGTGGTCGCGTATTGCCTGCTGCTTCTCCCGATCTTGCTCGCCGCCCCGCGGCGCTGGTTTCGGCCGGGGATCATCCTCACCGGACTGGCGTTTCTGGCCTACGTTTTCGGCGCGCTCTATGCCCTCTTCTGGCTGCTCACCTGCCTGGCGTTCTACGCGCTGGCCGAGCGCTTCGCGATCGAGTGCAAACGTACCGACGTGCTGCGGATCGGCCCGCCGCTGGCGGCGGGCTTTGCGATTTTCGGCTGGTATCTCGTCGTTCAGGCGCTTCAACATCTCGATCTGCCGCCGCACTGGGAGGTGTGGCTGTTTCATCACGCGCGGTTCATCTACCCGCTCGGAATGCGCGCCCTGCCGGCCGAGCCGGACTGGCTGGGCGTGCACTCGTTCGCGGTCACGGGCACGCCGCCGGACCTGTTCCGCTATCTGTTGACCAATCCGCACAACATCGGCGTGGCCTATTTCACCGTGCGGATGTGCCACTACTTTGCCGAGATCAAGCGCGACGGCATCCCGCGCGAGCGGCGGACGCTGCTGAACTTCCTGGCGTACGTGTGCTACGCACCGAACTTGATCCAGGGGCCGATCGAGCGCTTCAACTCCTTTCAGGAGGAGATGGACACCTGCCACGAGCGGCGTTCATGGCTGAACCTGCCGCCGGCGCTCTTGCGGATGAACTTGGGCGTGGGCAAGGCGCTGGTGGGGTGGTGGTATTTCCGGCCGCTCGCGTGGGAGGGGCTGGGGATCGGGAACACGAATCTCATCTGGCTGTCGCCGGAGAAGATCGACAGCTACGCGCTGCTGTATTTCTCCGTGTTCATCCAGATCTACTGGTTGTATCTGGAATTCAGCGGCTACTGCGACGTGTCAGCCGGGATCGCCCGGCTGCTGGGCTATCGGCAGGTCGAGAATTTCAACTGGTGCTGGTTTGCGACCAGCCTGCGCGATCTCTGGCGGCGCTGGCATATCAGCCTGTCGCTGGCGCTGCGCGATTACGTCTACATCGCGCTCGGCGGCAACCGCCGCCACCAGACGTTCAATCTCTGCTTCACGTTCTTTGTCTGCGGCATCTGGCATGTGCCGAATGGGCGCATGGCCGTGTGGGGCGTGCTGATGGGCTTCATGCTCGCAGTGAACGGCTGGTGGGCGCACTGGATGGAACGCGTCGACAAGACCCCCGACGGAGTGCTGCCGGCGGTGCGGCGCGCCTGGCTGCGGCTCTGGCCGCTGCCGCAGGTGTGCGCCTGGCTGCTGACGATGCATGCATTCGTGTTTTCGCTGCTGATCTTTTTCGGCGGTCGCGGCGGATGGCGCGCGGCGGTGGAGATCGTGCGGCGGCCGCTGGCGTGGTTAGCGGCGAGTTGA
- the speE_1 gene encoding Spermidine synthase, producing the protein MNSPPAIRLSPVLLVIFMLSGVAGLGYQIVWTRVLAVGLGHELPSVLAVVAAFMGGLALGAWTLDAAISGSRRPGRWYAGLELTIAVWGLATTLLLPRLNDAAPGWIGIDPSPLRHWSIAFGLPLLALLPATAAMGATLTAMDRLLAIHAPAPRVVGAVYAANTLGAVCGTLGATFWLLPAFGQRATTLVLAGGNGACALLVLLRFAGAGPQQEVDAAQASPHRATPARRTNVNPPLGAAGSEKADARSHRTSPERLSPEPASRARLLLIAAATGLLGIGYEVLGVRVMAQALENTVYTFAVALAVFLLGTAVGGAIFQRWLREREFHLTLAVLLQVTTIAILCGILVLATASTMFESTRAALGGGMTGAILAEAALAMLVFFVPTVSMGATFSLLAQAARTARGGVGRILAANTLGGALTPWLLGVVLLPAIGSKWALTLVALGYVALVTRAQVRRLAPALVAVPILIVLTPARLALVRTAPGSRELAFREGVMGATVVFETAERERILKINDRFQQGGTGRGEFAHGRQGHLPLLLHAAPRRALFLGVGTGVALATAGLHADLEADGVELVPDVVDVLPLFAAATGDLGRNPRLRVYVADARRFVRARREHYDVVVADLFHPHEDGAGMLYTREHFEAIRSRLAPGGLFCQWLPLYQLDLDSLRMILRSYLAVFPHAQAWLAHFNVETPMVALISGVDRPVRLPADWCERRVAAGPLAQALTRLALRSDMQLMGCFLGSAERLRAFSGPGLLNTDDRPLVTYLAPRFAYSAKRPAHERLEALIAALQPAPDELLELESGQTQPAATVRLSAYWAARDEFFRARVAQSEGRQAEAVARLRRSVENSPEFGPSRELLRSLSR; encoded by the coding sequence GTGAACTCGCCGCCGGCCATTCGCCTGTCGCCCGTGCTGCTGGTGATATTCATGCTGTCCGGCGTGGCGGGGCTTGGCTACCAGATTGTCTGGACGCGCGTGCTCGCGGTCGGGTTGGGGCATGAGCTGCCCAGCGTGCTGGCGGTGGTGGCGGCGTTCATGGGCGGTCTGGCGCTGGGCGCGTGGACGCTCGACGCCGCGATCAGCGGCAGCCGCCGGCCCGGACGCTGGTACGCGGGGCTCGAACTGACCATCGCTGTGTGGGGGCTGGCGACGACGCTGCTGCTGCCGCGGCTGAATGACGCTGCGCCCGGCTGGATCGGCATCGATCCGTCGCCGCTGCGGCACTGGTCGATCGCGTTCGGGCTGCCGCTCCTGGCGCTGCTGCCGGCGACCGCGGCGATGGGGGCGACGCTGACGGCGATGGACCGGCTGCTGGCGATTCACGCGCCGGCGCCGCGCGTCGTGGGCGCGGTCTATGCGGCGAACACGCTGGGCGCGGTGTGCGGAACGCTGGGGGCGACGTTCTGGCTGCTGCCCGCGTTCGGGCAGCGCGCGACGACGTTGGTGCTGGCGGGGGGCAACGGCGCGTGTGCGCTGCTGGTGCTTCTGCGCTTCGCGGGCGCAGGCCCGCAGCAGGAGGTTGACGCGGCGCAGGCGTCCCCGCACCGCGCGACGCCCGCACGGCGAACGAACGTCAACCCGCCGCTCGGCGCGGCGGGTTCGGAAAAGGCCGACGCGCGTTCGCATCGCACATCGCCGGAACGGCTGTCGCCGGAACCTGCGTCGCGCGCGCGGTTGCTGCTGATCGCCGCTGCGACGGGCCTGCTGGGCATTGGATACGAAGTGCTCGGCGTGCGCGTCATGGCGCAGGCGCTGGAGAACACGGTTTACACATTCGCGGTCGCGCTCGCGGTTTTTCTTTTGGGAACGGCTGTCGGCGGAGCGATCTTTCAGCGCTGGCTGCGGGAGCGCGAATTCCATCTGACACTGGCCGTGCTGCTTCAGGTCACGACCATCGCGATCCTGTGCGGCATCCTCGTGCTGGCGACCGCGTCCACAATGTTCGAGAGCACGCGTGCGGCGCTGGGCGGCGGAATGACCGGAGCGATCCTCGCCGAAGCCGCCCTTGCAATGCTCGTGTTCTTCGTCCCCACGGTCAGCATGGGGGCGACGTTCAGCTTGCTCGCCCAGGCGGCCCGAACGGCGCGCGGCGGCGTAGGTCGGATCCTGGCCGCCAACACGCTCGGCGGAGCGCTTACGCCGTGGCTCCTGGGTGTCGTGCTTCTGCCGGCGATCGGCTCGAAATGGGCGCTGACGCTGGTGGCGCTTGGCTACGTGGCGCTCGTGACCCGAGCGCAAGTGAGACGCCTGGCGCCGGCGCTGGTCGCCGTCCCGATTCTGATTGTCCTCACGCCCGCGCGGCTGGCGCTCGTGCGGACGGCGCCGGGGTCGCGCGAGCTGGCGTTTCGGGAAGGCGTGATGGGCGCCACCGTGGTGTTCGAAACCGCGGAGCGCGAGCGAATTCTGAAAATCAACGACCGCTTTCAGCAGGGCGGCACGGGCCGCGGCGAGTTCGCCCACGGCCGCCAGGGGCATCTGCCGCTGCTGCTGCATGCCGCGCCGCGGCGGGCGCTTTTCCTGGGAGTCGGCACGGGTGTGGCCCTGGCGACCGCCGGGCTGCACGCAGACCTCGAGGCGGACGGTGTCGAGCTGGTGCCCGACGTCGTCGACGTGCTGCCGCTGTTCGCAGCCGCGACCGGCGACCTGGGGCGAAATCCGCGGCTGCGCGTATACGTCGCCGACGCGCGGCGATTCGTTCGGGCGCGGCGCGAGCACTACGACGTGGTCGTGGCCGACCTGTTCCACCCGCACGAGGACGGCGCGGGGATGCTCTACACCCGCGAGCACTTCGAGGCGATCCGCTCGCGGCTGGCCCCCGGCGGGCTGTTCTGCCAGTGGCTGCCGCTGTACCAGCTTGATCTCGATTCGCTGCGCATGATCCTGCGCAGTTACCTGGCCGTGTTTCCGCACGCGCAGGCCTGGCTGGCGCACTTCAACGTCGAAACGCCGATGGTCGCCCTCATTTCCGGCGTGGACCGGCCGGTGCGGCTGCCGGCCGACTGGTGCGAGCGGCGCGTGGCCGCGGGTCCGCTCGCGCAGGCGCTGACGCGACTCGCGCTGCGGAGCGATATGCAACTGATGGGCTGCTTTCTCGGCTCGGCGGAGCGGCTGCGGGCGTTTTCGGGGCCGGGACTGCTGAACACGGATGATCGGCCGCTGGTGACTTACCTGGCGCCGCGATTCGCATATTCCGCGAAGCGGCCGGCGCACGAACGGCTGGAGGCGCTGATTGCAGCTCTTCAACCGGCGCCGGACGAACTGTTGGAGTTGGAATCGGGCCAGACGCAGCCGGCCGCGACGGTCCGGCTCTCGGCGTATTGGGCGGCGCGGGATGAATTCTTCCGCGCCAGGGTTGCGCAGAGCGAGGGGCGCCAGGCCGAAGCGGTCGCCCGATTGCGGCGCAGCGTCGAAAACAGCCCCGAGTTCGGTCCGAGTCGGGAGCTCTTGCGATCGCTGAGTCGTTGA